A part of Myxococcus landrumus genomic DNA contains:
- a CDS encoding outer membrane protein assembly factor BamB family protein has protein sequence MPDSSRSVFFGANAARTGHFEGAGPLVVKRARWKFTTRTPATTRNTPAIHEGVLFANFDSDKLYALDLLKGKELWSLRVGGRVPESISNPMVAQGMLFVVGGGQCHAVDIGTHAIRWSVSCDSEATSSPLVVDDDVYVGTRLGGVVAIDVRTGVERWRVQLRCGGSVQSAVSVTREHVVVGTRQDFVEGHVVALDRATGGERWSVKAGAMGHGGAPVISGSTVYALSGLGKSLRALDLKNGKERWSYKTNGALWGTPAVADGVVCFTGDHKTLHALNEATGKEIWSVALDKPPAATVSPAIAGGVVYMGAGNSVHAWTLRDGTERWRWKAPYRVTTAPLVADGTVYMGCDSAVVALG, from the coding sequence ATGCCGGATTCATCTCGCTCTGTGTTTTTTGGTGCCAATGCTGCGCGGACGGGCCACTTCGAGGGCGCGGGGCCGCTCGTGGTCAAGCGAGCTCGTTGGAAGTTCACGACGCGCACGCCCGCGACCACGCGCAATACGCCTGCAATCCACGAGGGCGTGCTCTTCGCGAACTTCGACAGCGACAAGCTCTACGCGCTCGACCTCTTGAAGGGAAAGGAGCTGTGGAGCTTGCGGGTTGGGGGGCGCGTTCCCGAGAGCATCTCGAATCCGATGGTTGCGCAGGGGATGCTCTTCGTCGTTGGGGGCGGGCAGTGCCACGCTGTTGATATCGGCACGCACGCCATCCGATGGAGTGTCTCGTGTGACTCCGAGGCGACCTCTTCTCCCCTCGTTGTCGACGATGACGTCTATGTGGGAACGCGGCTCGGTGGAGTGGTTGCCATCGATGTGCGCACCGGCGTCGAGCGATGGCGCGTCCAGCTACGATGTGGCGGGAGTGTGCAGTCCGCGGTCAGTGTGACTCGCGAGCACGTCGTCGTCGGCACCAGGCAGGACTTCGTCGAGGGCCACGTCGTCGCGCTCGACCGTGCCACGGGCGGCGAACGATGGTCGGTGAAGGCTGGTGCGATGGGGCATGGCGGAGCGCCCGTCATCAGCGGCAGCACGGTCTATGCCCTGTCGGGTCTGGGGAAGTCCCTTCGCGCGCTCGACCTCAAGAATGGCAAGGAGCGTTGGTCCTACAAGACGAACGGCGCGCTATGGGGAACGCCCGCCGTCGCGGACGGCGTCGTGTGCTTCACCGGCGACCACAAGACGCTCCACGCGCTGAACGAAGCGACCGGGAAGGAGATTTGGTCCGTCGCGCTCGACAAGCCCCCGGCGGCGACGGTCTCGCCGGCGATTGCAGGTGGCGTTGTCTACATGGGGGCTGGCAACTCCGTCCATGCCTGGACGCTTCGGGATGGAACGGAGCGCTGGCGATGGAAGGCTCCCTACCGTGTGACGACGGCACCGCTCGTCGCCGACGGCACGGTCTACATGGGCTGTGACAGTGCGGTCGTCGCGCTGGGGTAG
- a CDS encoding apiosidase-like domain-containing protein, producing MAACSAPAEAPGDIGAPSATGQKLIGPTFAFPLKVSANKRYLVDQNNVPFLVNGFNPQSIVTGVDPADFNTIFATKSGQGVNAADVWLVQSYSTPDSATWDGIKPFTGTLAQNCEYGPCWDLSTPNDAYFARVDALVAAANQNNIVLFATPLDGPVTFHQTLVANGATRANQYGQYLGNRYKNSHNIVWWMGGDYFDVDVNDKARMSAVANGIKSTDTVNPKLFVLQLAPTTGTSSLDGDWSVWGNLVTLSGVYNYSAAYYKQHVDYGRTLPAVMPSFLMEPKYEDEEVTARDTRKVAWWSITSGSVGTLYGASHEWQLGAPFPNKSLLNYPTHPGAISMQHLRTFFDGPSGFNWWDLVPDRGPSDPVNGSTIVTHGMCTSGSNSTSCYGNNAVRTNYYATTARTPNGSAVVIYIPSSRTVRVDMTKMCGTATARWFNPTNGVYTTIGTSYANTGTQDFTTPAWTSGHQANCEDAAPQSTNCNDWVLTLNTNAPCSGAVAPATTTSAASNVGASGASLNGSANPNGAQTTGWFRYSTSHPGTCNDTFGTRAPATGGVSLGSGGSALPYTQTVTGLAASTSYYFCAIASNPMGVTPASTVSSFTTSAAGVAPTVVTSDATGVTSTSATLNGSGNPHGVASTGWFRYSATHPGSCNDTFGTRAPASGGINLGGGSAAVSFNQAITGLTSGTTYYFCALASSTAGSGAGQVSSFVANAGSSITIGETNVLSGTDSGLADLLIGNQVSLTQTATLQTLRINVKALGASPGNLTMAVYDSLASGAPGNLMGTTASFVPVVGWNTVNVVTPASLPAGTYWLVVGLNSGSTVFAYGGGSGVERWVSRPYGAMPATFPTAGVTQGAGHYSFNAILTP from the coding sequence ATGGCTGCCTGTTCGGCACCTGCCGAAGCCCCTGGTGACATCGGAGCCCCCAGCGCCACGGGCCAGAAGCTCATCGGTCCGACATTTGCTTTCCCGCTGAAGGTCAGCGCCAACAAGCGCTACCTGGTCGACCAGAACAACGTTCCGTTTCTCGTGAACGGGTTCAATCCACAATCCATCGTCACCGGAGTCGACCCCGCCGACTTCAATACCATCTTCGCCACCAAGTCCGGCCAGGGCGTCAATGCCGCGGATGTCTGGCTGGTCCAGTCCTACTCGACGCCGGACTCGGCCACCTGGGACGGCATCAAGCCCTTCACCGGGACGCTTGCCCAGAACTGCGAGTATGGCCCTTGCTGGGACTTGAGCACGCCGAACGATGCCTACTTTGCTCGCGTCGATGCCCTGGTGGCGGCGGCCAACCAGAACAACATCGTGCTCTTCGCGACACCGCTCGATGGTCCCGTGACCTTCCACCAAACCCTCGTCGCGAACGGTGCGACGCGGGCGAACCAGTACGGCCAGTATCTCGGCAATCGCTACAAGAACAGCCACAACATCGTCTGGTGGATGGGCGGCGACTACTTCGATGTCGACGTCAATGACAAGGCGCGCATGTCCGCGGTGGCGAATGGCATCAAGAGCACGGACACCGTCAATCCGAAGCTCTTCGTGCTCCAGCTCGCACCCACCACGGGCACCAGCTCCCTGGATGGCGACTGGTCGGTGTGGGGCAACCTGGTCACCCTCAGTGGCGTCTACAACTACAGCGCGGCCTATTACAAGCAGCACGTTGACTATGGGCGGACCCTGCCAGCGGTCATGCCCAGCTTCCTGATGGAGCCCAAGTACGAAGACGAGGAAGTGACCGCGCGAGACACCCGGAAGGTGGCCTGGTGGTCGATTACCTCCGGCTCCGTCGGCACGCTCTACGGGGCGTCCCATGAGTGGCAACTGGGAGCGCCGTTCCCCAACAAGTCCTTGCTCAACTACCCGACGCACCCGGGTGCCATCTCCATGCAGCACCTGCGGACCTTCTTCGATGGTCCCAGTGGCTTCAACTGGTGGGACCTGGTCCCCGACCGTGGGCCCAGCGACCCGGTCAATGGCAGCACCATCGTGACCCACGGCATGTGCACCAGCGGGAGCAACAGCACCAGCTGCTATGGCAACAACGCCGTTCGGACCAACTACTACGCGACGACCGCGCGGACGCCCAACGGGTCGGCGGTGGTCATCTACATCCCGTCGTCCCGCACCGTCCGCGTGGACATGACGAAGATGTGCGGCACCGCCACGGCCAGGTGGTTCAACCCCACCAACGGGGTGTACACGACCATCGGCACCAGCTACGCCAACACCGGGACGCAGGACTTCACCACGCCCGCGTGGACCTCGGGCCACCAGGCGAACTGCGAAGACGCGGCTCCTCAGTCCACGAACTGCAATGACTGGGTGCTCACGCTCAACACCAATGCCCCGTGCAGCGGCGCCGTGGCTCCGGCAACGACCACGTCGGCGGCCAGCAATGTCGGGGCCTCCGGCGCCTCGCTCAACGGCTCAGCCAACCCCAACGGCGCTCAGACCACGGGTTGGTTCCGGTACAGCACGAGCCATCCCGGAACCTGCAACGACACGTTCGGGACTCGCGCTCCGGCCACCGGTGGCGTGAGCCTGGGCAGCGGCGGCTCGGCGCTTCCGTACACCCAGACCGTGACGGGGCTTGCGGCGAGCACCTCGTACTATTTCTGCGCCATCGCCAGCAATCCGATGGGGGTGACCCCCGCGAGCACGGTGTCGTCGTTCACCACGTCGGCCGCGGGAGTTGCTCCGACCGTCGTCACCTCGGACGCGACCGGTGTCACCTCGACGAGTGCCACGTTGAATGGGTCGGGCAACCCTCACGGCGTCGCTTCCACGGGGTGGTTCCGCTACAGCGCGACCCACCCCGGAAGCTGCAATGACACGTTCGGGACTCGTGCTCCGGCCAGCGGCGGCATCAATCTGGGCGGCGGCAGCGCTGCCGTCAGCTTCAATCAGGCCATCACCGGGCTGACGTCCGGCACGACGTACTATTTCTGCGCCCTGGCCAGCAGCACCGCGGGTTCTGGCGCGGGGCAGGTGAGTTCGTTCGTGGCCAACGCGGGTTCGTCCATCACCATTGGCGAGACAAACGTCCTGTCGGGCACCGACTCGGGCCTCGCTGACCTGTTGATTGGCAACCAGGTGTCGCTGACTCAAACGGCCACGCTTCAGACCTTGCGAATCAACGTCAAGGCGCTGGGGGCGTCCCCGGGGAATCTGACGATGGCTGTCTATGACAGCCTCGCCAGTGGGGCGCCGGGCAACCTCATGGGGACGACCGCTTCGTTCGTTCCCGTGGTCGGGTGGAACACCGTCAACGTCGTCACGCCGGCCTCTCTCCCCGCGGGCACCTACTGGCTCGTGGTGGGGTTGAACAGCGGCAGCACGGTCTTCGCCTATGGCGGCGGCTCGGGAGTCGAGCGCTGGGTCAGCAGGCCCTATGGCGCGATGCCTGCGACCTTCCCCACCGCTGGTGTGACGCAAGGGGCGGGTCACTACTCGTTCAACGCGATACTCACCCCGTAG
- a CDS encoding M12 family metallopeptidase yields the protein MPIGIASRRPAVLLAALGLGALLGCGGADTQAPESTEPQGSMRNSEADLYVTSTRLWRPMTVAVCWENPGQADGTQRQWVRNAVTRTWETSSGVRFTGWGTCTTSSRGIRINISDVGPHVKALGRDLNGMAQGMVLNFTFNNWSQSCRSTLQPCIEAIAVHEFGHAMGYAHEQNRPDTPSSCKEPPQGGSGDWVIGPWDLSSVMNYCNPQWNGNGNLSATDQAGAQQTYGVPWLSLGGYTSSGPAVAARGSNRVDVFIRGGDNQLHQRYWNGSAWSPWIALGGTLTSDPAALHWGTHRIDVFARGSDNSIVQKSFDGAQWSGWYTLGGVSASAPTVVSLGANGLHVFIRGTDNQLWQKYWTSSSGWSAWNPLGGHLTSAPAAVSWGPNRVDVFALGADKSVVQKAWNGAEWSGWFTLGGTFTSDPTAASRGVDRLDVFGRGTDNSLWINSYSPSTSWTGWNWLGGELAAAPDAISRTSGTLDVFYTGPNGEVRQSRYSNGWW from the coding sequence ATGCCAATTGGAATTGCATCCCGCCGACCGGCGGTGCTGCTTGCTGCATTGGGATTGGGAGCCTTGCTCGGCTGTGGTGGCGCCGACACGCAAGCACCTGAGTCCACGGAGCCTCAGGGAAGCATGCGCAACAGCGAAGCGGACCTCTACGTGACCTCCACGAGACTGTGGCGGCCGATGACCGTGGCCGTGTGCTGGGAGAATCCGGGGCAGGCGGATGGCACGCAGCGGCAGTGGGTGCGCAACGCGGTGACGCGCACCTGGGAGACCTCCTCCGGTGTTCGCTTCACGGGTTGGGGAACCTGCACGACTTCATCCCGAGGCATCCGCATCAACATCAGCGACGTCGGTCCGCATGTGAAGGCGCTGGGGAGGGACCTCAACGGCATGGCCCAGGGCATGGTGCTGAACTTCACGTTCAACAACTGGAGCCAGTCGTGCCGCAGCACCCTCCAGCCCTGCATCGAAGCCATCGCGGTGCATGAGTTCGGCCACGCCATGGGCTACGCCCACGAGCAGAACCGTCCGGACACGCCGTCTTCCTGCAAGGAGCCGCCCCAGGGGGGCTCGGGTGACTGGGTCATTGGTCCGTGGGACCTGAGCTCGGTGATGAACTACTGCAATCCGCAGTGGAACGGGAACGGCAACCTCAGCGCCACGGACCAGGCCGGAGCGCAGCAGACGTATGGCGTTCCCTGGCTGTCGCTGGGTGGCTACACCAGCTCCGGCCCCGCCGTGGCCGCGCGAGGCTCGAACCGGGTGGACGTGTTCATCCGGGGCGGGGACAACCAGTTGCACCAGCGATATTGGAATGGCTCCGCCTGGAGTCCGTGGATCGCGCTCGGCGGGACCTTGACGTCTGACCCGGCGGCACTGCACTGGGGCACCCACCGCATCGACGTGTTTGCCCGTGGCTCGGACAACTCCATCGTGCAGAAGTCCTTTGATGGAGCCCAGTGGAGTGGCTGGTACACGCTGGGCGGAGTCAGCGCCTCGGCCCCCACGGTGGTCTCGTTGGGCGCGAACGGGCTGCACGTGTTCATCCGAGGCACGGACAACCAGTTGTGGCAGAAGTACTGGACCAGCAGCTCCGGCTGGAGCGCGTGGAACCCGCTCGGCGGGCACCTGACGTCAGCCCCGGCGGCGGTGAGCTGGGGACCCAACCGTGTCGATGTGTTTGCCCTGGGCGCGGACAAATCCGTGGTGCAGAAGGCCTGGAATGGTGCTGAGTGGAGTGGCTGGTTCACGCTGGGCGGGACATTCACTTCGGATCCCACGGCCGCTTCGCGAGGAGTGGACCGGCTGGATGTGTTTGGCCGGGGCACGGACAACAGCCTGTGGATCAACAGCTATAGTCCCTCGACGAGCTGGACCGGCTGGAATTGGCTCGGTGGTGAGCTGGCCGCCGCCCCCGATGCGATAAGCAGGACCTCCGGCACGCTCGATGTCTTCTACACCGGCCCCAATGGGGAGGTGCGGCAGTCCAGGTACAGCAACGGATGGTGGTGA